Proteins encoded by one window of Microcebus murinus isolate Inina chromosome 2, M.murinus_Inina_mat1.0, whole genome shotgun sequence:
- the KPRP gene encoding keratinocyte proline-rich protein has translation MCDQQQIPCCLPLPQCCVKGSSFYPSQSPFANDQVVVQAPCEMQIVECPAPCPVQVSQAPCQAPSQSQTTKVKGQSKTKQGKGQAPSQAQTTQVKGQAASQSQVSYVQVQAPGQSEVCFLQCEAPQAGQTCYVECSPVCYTETCYVEGPVQTYVPCPAPQSVQTYVERAPVCQGGFSSQGQYQGSYSRSTPQFQPRASYSSCAPQFQPRASYSSCAPQFQPRSRASFGTCVPQYQTHGSHGSFPAERRSRSTSRCLPSRRLEPSPRSCSPPRRSEPYYSSYLPPRSSAGYPNYCTPPRRSEPISASHCPRGPTSDCSQRSRPKCRIEISSPCCPRQVPPQRGPVQIPPIRRRSQSCGPQTSWGASCPELRPRIEPRPIPSFCPPRRLDPYPEPSLQRYPPPAPRPRPERCPSPEPRPCPPPRRLSEPCLRPEPLPAPRPEPLPAPCPAPRPAPHPRPAQCEIPGPRPFPQRCESPELCRRPEPIPLPAPCPSPEPLGQPWHYPSSPCSSPTPLPRPGDLGCHESSPRRLDTEAPGCGPSSHFQRQESGASCGPGDVFPEPQGHRGCGDQGNTCAGANSAYF, from the exons ATGTGTGACCAGCAGCAGATTCCGTGTTGCCTGCCGCTCCCACAGTGCTGCGTCAAGGGTTCTTCCTTCTACCCCTCTCAGTCCCCCTTTGCCAACGACCAGGTGGTGGTTCAAGCCCCCTGTGAGATGCAAATTGTGGAGTGCCCTGCACCATGCCCAGTTCAAGTTTCCCAAGCTCCGTGCCAGGCTCCGAGCCAGTCCCAGACCACGAAGGTGAAGGGCCAGTCTAAGACCAAGCAGGGGAAGGGCCAAGCTCCAAGCCAGGCCCAGACCACCCAGGTGAAGGGCCAGGCTGCGTCCCAGTCTCAAGTTTCCTATGTTCAAGTCCAGGCTCCAGGCCAGTCTGAGGTTTGCTTCCTGCAATGTGAGGCCCCACAGGCTGGTCAGACTTGCTATGTAGAATGCTCTCCAGTTTGTTACACAGAAACTTGTTATGTGGAAGGCCCAGTCCAGACCTATGTACCCTGTCCAGCTCCTCAGTCTGTCCAGACTTATGTGGAACGTGCCCCAGTGTGCCAAGGAGGATTCTCTAGCCAAGGCCAGTATCAGGGTTCCTACAGCAGATCCACCCCCCAATTCCAGCCGCGGGCTTCCTACAGCAGCTGTGCCCCCCAGTTCCAGCCGAGGGCTTCCTACAGCAGCTGTGCCCCCCAGTTCCAGCCGCGG TCCCGGGCTTCATTTGGCACTTGTGTGCCCCAATACCAGACCCATGGCTCCCACGGGAGCTTCCCTGCAGAGCGCAGGTCTCGGAGCACCAGCAGATGCCTCCCTTCTCGCCGGCTGGAGCCTTCTCCCCGCAGTTGTTCCCCACCGCGACGTTCTGAGCCCTACTACAGCAGCTACCTGCCACCAAGATCCTCTGCAGGTTACCCTAACTACTGCACCCCGCCCCGCCGCTCTGAACCCATCTCTGCCAGCCACTGTCCTCGGGGCCCCACTTCAGACTGCTCTCAGAGAAGCAGACCTAAGTGCCGGATAGAGATCTCCTCCCCCTGCTGCCCCCGGCAGGTTCCCCCACAGAGAGGTCCTGTTCAGATTCCTCCCATCCGACGCCGCTCCCAGAGCTGTGGCCCACAAACCTCCTGGGGTGCCTCCTGCCCGGAGCTGAGGCCACGCATAGAGCCACGTCCAATCCCAAGCTTCTGTCCACCACGGCGTCTTGACCCATACCCAGAGCCATCACTGCAGAGATATCCACCTCCTGCTCCACGTCCACGCCCAGAACGGTGCCCAAGTCCAGAACCCCGCCCGTGCCCTCCTCCAAGGAGACTTTCAGAGCCTTGTTTGCGCCCAGAGCCACTTCCAGCACCACGTCCAGAGCCACTTCCAGCTCCATGTCCAGCTCCACGCCCAGCTCCTCACCCTCGCCCAGCACAGTGTGAGATTCCAGGGCCACGACCATTCCCGCAGCGCTGTGAGTCCCCAGAGCTTTGTCGACGGCCAGAGCCAATTCCCTTGCCAGCACCCTGCCCGAGCCCAGAGCCACTCGGGCAGCCTTGGCACTATCCCAGCAGCCCTTGCTCCAGCCCAACTCCACTTCCACGCCCAGGAGACCTAGGTTGCCATGAGTCCAGTCCACGCCGCCTAGACACAGAGGCTCCCGGCTGTGGCCCATCCAGTCATTTCCAGAGGCAAGAGAGTGGTGCTAGTTGTGGACCTGGTGATGTGTTTCCAGAGCCACAGGGTCACAGGGGTTGTGGAGACCAAGGCAATACCTGTGCTGGGGCCAATAGTgcctatttttaa